From a region of the Clostridiales bacterium genome:
- a CDS encoding DegV family protein → MQVKIITDSCSDLPIEYINDNDISVVSMTYHFKGREYADDFGRTISYSEFYAAVRNGEMSTTSQINVFTFAEEFKKHIKDGQSIIYIGFSSALSGSLNNALIAKDMVLKEYSNADISVIDSKSASAGEGLLVYYACEMLKNGKSKQEIVEWVKNNKLKLNHWFTVDSLNHLRRGGRVSNTKAFIGTVLDIKPVLHVDDEGRLIPVRKVKGRKKSIRMIANKFFEMAVKPEEQLVIISHGDCIEDANHLKELILKETSVKDIIITYIGPVIGAHSGPGTLALFFIGEKR, encoded by the coding sequence ATGCAGGTTAAAATTATTACTGATTCATGCAGCGATCTTCCGATAGAATACATCAATGACAACGATATTTCAGTAGTGAGCATGACATACCATTTCAAGGGCAGGGAATATGCCGATGATTTTGGAAGGACCATAAGTTACAGTGAATTCTACGCCGCCGTACGAAATGGTGAGATGTCTACTACATCCCAGATAAATGTATTTACATTTGCAGAAGAGTTTAAAAAGCATATAAAGGATGGCCAGTCTATTATTTATATAGGTTTTTCATCGGCTTTAAGCGGGAGCCTCAACAATGCTCTTATCGCTAAGGATATGGTGTTAAAGGAATACAGTAATGCAGATATAAGCGTTATAGACAGCAAAAGCGCATCAGCGGGCGAGGGACTTTTAGTATATTATGCCTGTGAGATGCTGAAAAACGGGAAAAGCAAACAAGAGATTGTGGAATGGGTGAAAAATAACAAACTGAAATTGAATCACTGGTTTACAGTTGATAGCCTGAACCATTTGAGAAGAGGGGGAAGGGTATCGAACACGAAGGCGTTTATCGGTACGGTGCTGGATATAAAACCTGTGCTGCACGTTGACGATGAAGGAAGGCTTATACCTGTAAGAAAAGTAAAAGGCAGGAAAAAGTCCATAAGGATGATTGCGAATAAGTTTTTTGAAATGGCGGTAAAACCTGAGGAGCAGCTGGTAATTATAAGCCATGGCGACTGCATAGAAGATGCAAACCATCTTAAGGAATTGATATTGAAGGAAACGTCGGTAAAAGACATCATTATCACATACATAGGGCCGGTTATAGGAGCGCATTCCGGGCCGGGAACGCTGGCGTTGTTCTTTATAGGTGAAAAAAGATAG
- a CDS encoding heparan-alpha-glucosaminide N-acetyltransferase produces the protein MIEKSNRIWEIDFIRGIALLLMIFFHIMYDLGDIYGYPVNYESGVIWVIGRVSAILFIIISGLSSTLSRNNPKRGLKVFAAALAISIVTYIAGRDYLIKFGILHFLGISMMIYPLLNKADSLELIVGGVLSLLVGNLISKVKVQSGLLFPVGLTNKYFYSADYYPVFPWIGVYIFGIVAGRFLYKERKSLFSFSMKDNPLLFLGRHTFMIYLIHQPLIIIILKVLIR, from the coding sequence ATGATTGAAAAATCAAACAGGATATGGGAAATCGATTTTATAAGAGGAATTGCGCTTTTGCTTATGATCTTCTTTCACATTATGTATGATTTGGGCGATATATATGGATATCCGGTTAATTATGAGAGCGGTGTCATATGGGTTATCGGAAGAGTTTCTGCAATACTTTTTATTATCATTTCAGGCCTAAGCTCTACACTGAGCAGAAACAATCCGAAAAGGGGATTAAAAGTATTTGCGGCAGCTCTTGCAATCAGTATAGTTACATATATTGCAGGACGGGATTATTTGATAAAGTTTGGCATACTTCATTTTTTAGGTATAAGCATGATGATTTATCCTCTATTGAATAAAGCCGACAGTCTTGAACTGATCGTGGGAGGAGTCCTCTCACTCCTTGTAGGCAATTTGATATCAAAGGTAAAGGTTCAAAGTGGCTTATTATTTCCGGTCGGATTGACAAACAAGTATTTTTATTCTGCAGACTATTATCCTGTATTTCCATGGATAGGAGTATATATTTTCGGCATAGTCGCAGGAAGATTTTTGTATAAGGAAAGAAAAAGCCTTTTTAGCTTTTCAATGAAAGATAATCCGCTGCTTTTTTTGGGAAGGCATACTTTTATGATATATCTTATTCACCAACCGCTTATAATTATTATTCTAAAAGTGCTTATAAGGTAA
- a CDS encoding NlpC/P60 family protein — MNFKKIIAAAIAINLIFSVSVLADPLSDRLKDEQQTLKQNMDTYDGVMKQMAEAEQNIQKIDEQISNLTDQIKAIKVKIEGTKVKIKDTEDKIKKLQDQLNAEQELFNKRVKAMYMNGEYGYMEVLMQSKDLNDLLSRLDMIKRVIDYDKGVMSEIKLKTSQISLMKKSLQSTENQLLAYQKQNESKLSELNSSKDSQKLLIADLKTKQDEYSDKISQFQAVVDATIKEIEERKAAEEAQAAQSTGNRILLASRDGSAPISSNAIVEYAAGFLGTPYVRGGSTPAGFDCSGFTKYVFSHFGVNLNRRAADQASQGSAVSSDNLQPGDLVFFGNPAYHVGIYVGNGLFIHSPQTGDVVKIASLRWMNFTGARRVR; from the coding sequence TTGAACTTTAAAAAAATAATTGCAGCGGCAATTGCTATCAATTTAATCTTTAGTGTCAGTGTACTTGCAGATCCATTGTCGGACCGTTTAAAAGATGAACAGCAAACGCTTAAGCAGAATATGGATACATACGATGGCGTAATGAAGCAAATGGCGGAGGCTGAACAGAATATACAAAAGATAGACGAGCAAATTTCAAATCTGACGGATCAGATAAAGGCTATAAAAGTAAAAATTGAGGGAACAAAAGTTAAAATCAAGGATACCGAGGATAAAATAAAAAAGCTGCAGGATCAACTTAATGCCGAACAGGAATTGTTCAACAAAAGGGTAAAAGCCATGTATATGAACGGTGAGTATGGCTATATGGAAGTGCTTATGCAGTCGAAAGATCTCAATGATCTTCTGTCAAGGCTGGATATGATAAAAAGGGTAATAGATTACGACAAAGGCGTAATGAGCGAAATAAAATTAAAGACAAGCCAGATAAGTTTAATGAAGAAATCCCTTCAGTCAACCGAAAATCAGTTGCTGGCGTATCAAAAGCAGAATGAGAGTAAATTGTCGGAGCTGAACTCATCAAAAGATTCACAGAAACTTCTGATTGCCGATTTGAAAACCAAGCAAGATGAGTATTCCGATAAAATATCTCAATTTCAGGCTGTCGTTGATGCAACGATAAAAGAGATAGAGGAGAGAAAAGCGGCGGAGGAAGCTCAAGCTGCACAATCTACAGGGAACAGGATTCTGCTGGCATCAAGGGATGGAAGTGCTCCCATATCTTCAAATGCAATAGTCGAATATGCTGCAGGATTCCTGGGAACGCCTTATGTAAGGGGCGGCAGCACTCCAGCAGGCTTTGACTGCTCGGGTTTTACAAAATATGTTTTCTCCCACTTCGGGGTCAATTTGAACAGAAGGGCGGCTGATCAGGCTTCACAAGGCTCGGCTGTTTCTTCAGACAATCTTCAGCCGGGTGATCTTGTATTTTTCGGCAATCCTGCTTATCATGTAGGGATATATGTAGGCAATGGGTTATTTATACATTCTCCGCAAACCGGCGATGTCGTTAAAATTGCGTCGCTCAGGTGGATGAATTTTACCGGTGCAAGGCGTGTTAGATAA
- a CDS encoding extracellular solute-binding protein — translation MNNSAAKKIGTIYSILIYLFLYIPIFVLVVFSFNSSKLNAVWTGFSLKWYYSLFSNYSIMEAVKNSLIIAFSSTILSIIIGTAAAVGMYKYKFRGKSLIDGMLFIPLVIPEVVMGIAMLAFFSMIKLIPLGLITLIIAHVTFSVSYVIIVVRSRLDGFDKSLEEAAMDLGATPMQTFTKVTLPVIMPGIMAGGLLAFTLSIDDVIISFFVAGPGSNTLPLKVFSMVKFGVTPEINALSAILLVLTVSLVVIMQLLNKNIINGKKIISSALVCVLCITFLGGSAFKSAAGKREPQKVINVFNWSEYLPQSVIDKFEQAYNIKVNYSTFSSNEEMLAKLMAGGSQYDLVVASDYMVETLRKQNLIRPIDINNIENFKNLDESRLNLPFDPGNKYSIPYMWGDACIVFDASKVKVPIKGYKDLWNPALKNSIVVLDDERAIIGMVLKKSGYSINETDPLKLQQAKQDLKALQSNIKAYDSDSPKTLLINGEAKVGFVWGAEASLAKRENKNLKIVIPQEGLFLQQDNFVIPKLSKNQKSAEQFISFILEPEIGAEISREFPYASPNKASFPILDQDILKDTAVYPPQDAVNKGEYLKDIGQSVKLFDDIWTEVKNK, via the coding sequence TTCAGCCTTAAATGGTATTACAGCCTGTTTTCAAATTACAGTATAATGGAAGCTGTAAAAAACAGCCTTATCATCGCCTTTTCAAGCACAATATTATCTATTATAATAGGCACCGCAGCGGCAGTCGGCATGTATAAGTATAAGTTCAGGGGCAAATCGCTGATAGACGGCATGCTCTTTATTCCCCTTGTGATACCGGAGGTAGTCATGGGTATCGCAATGCTTGCTTTTTTTTCTATGATCAAGCTTATACCCCTTGGACTTATAACCCTTATAATAGCTCATGTAACATTTAGTGTTTCGTACGTTATAATTGTAGTAAGATCAAGACTTGATGGATTTGATAAATCCCTTGAAGAGGCTGCGATGGATCTCGGGGCGACTCCCATGCAGACATTCACGAAAGTTACGCTGCCTGTCATAATGCCCGGCATTATGGCGGGCGGACTTCTGGCGTTTACCCTTTCAATCGATGATGTTATAATAAGCTTTTTTGTGGCAGGCCCCGGGAGCAATACGCTTCCCCTTAAAGTTTTCTCGATGGTTAAATTCGGCGTAACGCCTGAAATCAATGCATTATCCGCAATACTTTTGGTGCTTACAGTATCACTTGTCGTGATAATGCAGCTTTTAAACAAGAATATAATAAATGGCAAAAAAATAATAAGTTCTGCGCTTGTTTGCGTGCTGTGCATAACGTTTCTTGGAGGAAGCGCATTCAAAAGCGCGGCGGGTAAAAGAGAACCTCAAAAAGTTATCAATGTATTCAACTGGTCTGAATATCTCCCGCAGTCTGTAATAGATAAATTTGAGCAGGCTTACAATATAAAGGTTAATTACAGCACATTTTCCTCCAACGAAGAAATGCTTGCAAAGCTTATGGCCGGCGGATCCCAATATGATCTGGTCGTGGCAAGCGATTATATGGTTGAGACATTAAGAAAGCAAAACCTGATAAGGCCCATTGATATCAATAATATAGAAAACTTTAAAAACCTGGATGAATCAAGGCTTAATCTTCCCTTTGATCCCGGGAACAAATACAGCATACCTTATATGTGGGGAGATGCATGTATTGTTTTTGATGCCTCAAAGGTCAAAGTCCCTATAAAAGGATATAAGGATTTATGGAATCCCGCCCTTAAGAATTCCATAGTCGTTCTCGACGACGAAAGGGCGATAATAGGTATGGTGCTCAAAAAATCCGGATATTCCATCAACGAAACCGATCCTTTAAAATTGCAGCAGGCAAAGCAAGACCTTAAGGCCCTGCAGTCCAATATAAAGGCATATGACAGCGACAGCCCCAAAACGCTTCTGATCAACGGAGAAGCAAAGGTTGGTTTTGTATGGGGAGCCGAGGCTTCGCTTGCAAAGCGCGAAAATAAAAATCTAAAAATAGTTATTCCACAGGAAGGATTATTCCTGCAGCAGGATAACTTCGTCATACCTAAGCTGTCAAAGAACCAGAAATCCGCCGAACAATTCATCAGTTTTATACTGGAACCCGAAATCGGCGCTGAAATATCGAGGGAATTTCCTTATGCCAGCCCGAATAAAGCATCCTTCCCGATACTGGATCAGGATATATTAAAAGATACGGCAGTATATCCTCCACAGGATGCCGTAAATAAAGGTGAATATTTAAAAGATATAGGACAGTCGGTTAAATTATTTGATGATATATGGACCGAGGTTAAGAACAAGTAA